The Candidatus Eremiobacteraceae bacterium genome window below encodes:
- a CDS encoding prepilin-type N-terminal cleavage/methylation domain-containing protein: MSRRSRGFTLIELMVVIAILAILAAILIPNFIHARVESQTVACEGNLKHIATALEEYAVDHNGQYPGAGGAVDANLFGGANNPYMSNTPADPAGGGYRYVTPGNGVCVASDAYKVVDGDMHETDTLANLPDYNGATTGIRYCQSSGLHAALIGQ; this comes from the coding sequence ATGAGTAGGCGATCGCGAGGGTTCACGCTCATCGAACTGATGGTGGTGATCGCCATTCTGGCGATCCTCGCAGCCATCCTCATACCGAACTTCATCCACGCGCGCGTCGAGTCTCAGACGGTCGCGTGTGAGGGCAACCTCAAGCACATCGCGACCGCGCTCGAAGAGTATGCCGTGGACCATAACGGGCAGTATCCCGGGGCCGGCGGCGCGGTCGATGCGAACCTGTTCGGCGGCGCCAACAACCCGTACATGTCCAACACGCCCGCCGATCCCGCCGGCGGCGGATATCGGTACGTCACGCCTGGGAACGGCGTATGCGTGGCCTCGGACGCCTATAAGGTCGTCGACGGCGACATGCATGAGACCGACACGCTCGCGAACCTGCCCGACTACAACGGTGCGACCACCGGCATCCGCTATTGCCAAAGCTCCGGACTGCACGCGGCGCTGATCGGACAGTAG
- a CDS encoding acylphosphatase, which translates to MPRVHLRIRGRVQGVFYRASAVEQARDLGLTGWIRNRHDGSIEVIAEGSADSLSVFRSWCQHGPSGANVREVDETKASASGEFVEFRVRSDA; encoded by the coding sequence ATGCCCCGGGTGCATCTGCGCATCCGCGGGCGGGTGCAAGGCGTCTTCTACCGGGCGAGCGCGGTCGAGCAGGCGCGCGATCTCGGACTGACCGGCTGGATCCGCAATCGCCACGACGGCAGCATCGAAGTCATCGCCGAGGGCAGCGCAGATTCGCTTTCGGTGTTCCGCTCGTGGTGCCAGCATGGGCCGTCCGGCGCCAACGTGCGCGAGGTCGACGAGACCAAAGCGTCGGCTAGCGGCGAGTTCGTCGAGTTCCGCGTCCGTTCAGACGCGTAA
- the msrB gene encoding peptide-methionine (R)-S-oxide reductase MsrB: MEDIKKTDEEWQRELTPEQFEVLRRSGTERPFTGALLHNKASGVYECAACGNELFASGTKFDSGSGWPSFTEPANTANVTLIDDDSHGMHRVEVRCKRCGSHLGHVFDDGPRPTGQRYCINSLALAFKPADKT; the protein is encoded by the coding sequence ATGGAAGACATTAAGAAGACCGACGAGGAGTGGCAACGGGAGCTTACGCCCGAGCAGTTCGAGGTGCTGCGCCGGTCGGGAACCGAGCGGCCGTTCACCGGCGCGCTGCTGCACAACAAGGCCAGCGGCGTGTACGAGTGTGCCGCGTGCGGCAACGAGCTGTTCGCCTCGGGCACGAAATTCGATTCGGGCAGCGGCTGGCCGAGCTTCACCGAGCCGGCGAACACTGCCAACGTCACGCTGATCGACGATGACAGCCACGGGATGCATCGCGTCGAGGTGCGCTGCAAGCGCTGCGGTTCGCATCTGGGCCACGTCTTCGATGACGGCCCTAGGCCGACCGGACAACGTTATTGCATCAACTCGCTTGCGCTCGCGTTCAAACCCGCCGACAAGACGTGA